The Penicillium oxalicum strain HP7-1 chromosome IV, whole genome shotgun sequence genome contains a region encoding:
- a CDS encoding DnaJ protein: MLTQLPVADIEVDLYEVLEVHRGATTEEIRKAYRKSALANHPDKVPEDERPAAEAKFINVQKAYEILSDDDKRHLYDTHGMSAFNGSGEPGMGGGMGGMPPGFEEMFAEMFGGGMGGMPGMGGMGGMPGGGRSRRSPDDEQDYEVSLEELYKGKTVKFASTRNIICSLCKGKGGKEKATAKQCSTCDGVGLQEVITQMGQFLTKQTRPCSVCNGQGSFFSPKDKCKKCKGKQTTEEKKMLEIYIAPGSRDGEKIVLEGEADQIPGRENGDIVFKLMQEEHEVFDRAGSDLRAEIDITLAEALTGFSRVVLKHLDGRGIEITHPAGKVLSTGQVLKISGEGMPIKRSDSRGDLYLAVNVKFPDASWKPTPEMLEKLRELLPKPDPAIEASTVDEVDYDPNGNMDEFGARDAHGGSAWVDDEDDDEPAQCAAQ; encoded by the exons ATGCTAACCCAACTCCCAGTGGCTGATATCGAAGTTGACCTCTACG AGGTCCTTGAGGTCCACAGAGGAGCGACCACAGAAGAGATTCGCAAGGCCTACCGAAAG TCCGCTCTTGCCAATCACCCCGACAAAGTTCCTGAAGATGAGCGCCCCGCGGCTGAGGCCAAATTCATCAATGTTCAAAAAGCCTACGAGATTCTTTCCGACGACGACAAGCGCCACCTCTATGACACACACGGCATGTCTGCCTTCAATGGCTCCGGCGAGCCCGGTATGGGTGGTGGTATGGGCGGCATGCCTCCAGGATTTGAGGAGATGTTCGCAGAGATGTTCGGTGGAGGCATGGGTGGAATGCCGGGAATGGGTGGCATGGGGGGTATGCCCGGCGGCGGCCGGTCTCGTCGAAGTCCTGACGATGAGCAAGACTACGAGGTCAGCCTGGAAGAGCTCTACAAGGGCAAGACAGTCAAATTTGCCAGCACACGAAACATTATCTGCAGTCTGTGCAAGGGCAAAGGTGGTAAGGAGAAGGCCACGGCCAAGCAGTGTTCCACATGTGACGGCGTCGGTCTTCAAGAGGTGATCACACAAATGGGCCAGTTCCTGACCAAGCAGACCCGGCCCTGTTCCGTATGTAACGGTCAAGGGTCATTCTTCAGTCCCAAGGACAAGTGCAAGAAATGCAAGGGAAAGCAGACGactgaggagaagaagatgctgGAAATCTATATTGCCCCCGGTTCTCG GGATGGAGAGAAAATCGTCCTGGAGGGTGAAGCCGACCAAATTCCGGGCCGGGAGAACGGAGATATTGTCTTCAAACTGATGCAGGAAGAGCATGAGGTTTTCGACCGCGCTGGCTCAGACCTCCGGGCTGAGATTGACATTACCTTGGCTGAGGCATTGACTGGCTTCTCTCGTGTGGTTCTGAAGCATCTTGATGGACGAGGTATTGAGATCACGCATCCGGCAGGCAAGGTCCTGTCGACTGGCCAAGTCCTGAAGATCAGCGGCGAGGGGATGCCGATCAAGCGCAGTGATTCTCGGGGTGATCTTTATTTGGCAGTGAATGTCAAGTTCCCCGATGCGTCTTGGAAGCCCACGCCTGAGATGTTGGAGAAGCTCCGAGAGCTACTTCCCAAGCCGGACCCGGCCATCGAGGCCTCGACTGTCGACGAGGTTGATTACGACCCGAACGGCAACATGGACGAGTTCGGTGCCCGGGACGCCCATGGCGGCTCGGCTTgggttgatgatgaagacgatgacgagCCCGCGCAGTGTGCGGCTCAGTAG
- a CDS encoding COP9 signalosome complex subunit 5: MQAAQQSWEFGNAISVFDPQKDALYQYDEATQKRLNAERPWASDPYYFKSVRISAVALLKMVMHARSGGSLEVMGLMQGYILPSTFVVTDAFRLPVEGTETRVNAQDEANEYMVSYLQSCRDAGRMENAVGWYHSHPGYGCWLSGIDVATQQTQQMTGPFVAVVIDPERTISAGRVEIGAFRTFPLDFMPSKETQEDDEYQTIPLGKAEDFGAHANQYYSLETTHYKSTLDAEILSLLWNKYWVATLSQSPLFTSRDFGSKQMMDLSQKVRKAARVIETSGPRGGSATAKDQQLEKVVRGGQRIVSEEVKGLLASEVKMKLFQDIANGSPSQA; encoded by the exons ATGCAGGCTGCACAGCAGTCCTGGG AGTTTGGAAATGCCATCAGTGTGTTTGACCCACAAAAAGATGCTCTATATCAATATGACGAAGCCACCCAAAAACGACTAAATGCCGAGCGACCTTGGGCATCGGATCCCTATTACTTCAAATCCGTCCGCATCTCTGCGGTAGCGCTCCTCAAGATGGTGATGCACGCCCGCTCGGGTGGATCTCTCGAAGTCATGGGCTTGATGCAAGGCTACATCCTGCCCAGCACATTTGTTGTGACCGATGCATTCCGATTGCCTGTCGAAGGAACCGAGACCCGAGTGAATGCCCAAGACGAGGCCAACGAATACATGGTGTCATATCTACAATCGTGCCGAGACGCAGGGCGGATGGAAAATGCTGTTGGCTGGTACCACAGCCACCCAGGATACGGGTGTTGGCTCTCCGGTATAGACGTGGCGACCCAACAGACCCAACAGATGACCGGTCCGTTCGTGGCTGTTGTCATTGACCCCGAGCGAACAATCTCAGCTGGACGTGTGGAGATCGGTGCGTTCCGCACATTCCCACTCGACTTCATGCCATCAAAAGAGACACAAGAAGACGACGAATACCAGACTATTCCTCTCGGCAAGGCGGAGGATTTCGGCGCGCACGCCAACCAATACTACTCACTTGAAACGACACACTACAAGAGCACGCTAGACGCTGAAATTCTGTCTTTGCTCTGGAATAAGTACTGGGTCGCAACTCTTAGCCAAAGTCCACTCTTCACATCCCGCGACTTTGGCAGCAAGCAAATGATGGACCTCAGCCAAAAGGTGCGTAAGGCAGCACGAGTCATCGAAACCAGTGGCCCTCGAGGTGGCTCTGCGACAGCAAAAGACCAGCAATTGGAAAAGGTTGTTCGCGGGGGACAACGTATTGTGTCGGAAGAAGTCAAAGGGCTTTTGGCTTCAGAGGTCAAAATGAAGCTTTTCCAGGACATCGCGAATGGTTCCCCCTCACAAGCTTGA